ACTTGTTGCTGATCCGGCATTCATATTCGCCGACGAACCAACCGGTGCTTTGGATTCCAAATCAGCGACAGATCTTCTCGAACGGTTGAACAGAATAAACAGTGATCAGGAAACAACAATCCTTATGGTTACACACGACGCGTACGCGGCGAGTTTCTGTCGCAGAGTGATGTTCATTAAAGACGGTTGTCTGTTCAAGGAGTTGTACAGGCGTGATCGTTCTCAGAATGATTTCTTCAAAAAAATCCTTGAAGAGATTGCAACGACAGGTGGTGAAACGGATGAGGTTCACTGATATCGCACGAAAGAATGTCATCCGAAACCTTAGAAGCTACGGTTTGTACATCGGGACGACGATTTTTTCGATCACAGTATACGTCTCATTTATGATGCTGCGTTACACCAATGAATTTGCATCCATCACCGCGTCTTCTGATCAAATCAGCGGAATGATGACAGCCGGTTCGTTTGTCTTAATGATCTTCGCAGGATTATTTATCACTTATTCCAATACATTTTTCATGAGAAAAAGAATGAACGAGATCGGCTTGTACGCATTGATTGGTATGCGAAAACGAACAATCGCACTTATGATGTTTACAGAAAACGTATTGCTCGGATTCTTCTCATTACTTATCGGTCTCATTCTTGGAATTCTGTCTTCAAGGCTCTTCGCGTTGGTTTTGATGAGGTTAATGAATCTCGAAGTAGTAACACATATCGGTATTTCTCCTGAAGCTGTTATTCAAACAGTTGCAGTATTCGGTTTGATTTTTCTCTTTACATCCACTGTTGCATCAAGAATGATCTATCGGTATTCTTTGATCGAATTATTCAAAGGCAGTCAGACGTCGGAATCGTTACCTAAGGCTCGCCTGACTTCTGCTCTGTTGGGGATCATCTTCATCAGCTCCGGCTACATGATCGCCTTGCAAGATTTAACAGATTCCGCTGCATGGCAGTTCTTTAAGCTGTCTACCCCACTTGTCATCATTTCCCTAACTGTGATCGGAACCGGGTTACTGATTACGAGCAGTCTCTTCTATCTGCTGACTTATCTCAGAACGCGTATTCGCTGGAGTTGGAAAAAATTAAACGTATTTACTGCTTCACAGTTGCTCTACCGAATTCGCGGTAATGCGAAGTCTCTGACGTTAATTGCTGTCTTAAGCGCAGTCACAATGACGGCCGGCGGCGCCGTTTACGGACTTTACTATACTGTCGATGAAATGACAACCTCACAACATCCTCATACGTTTATGTGGCAAGGAGAATCCCCTGCACTTAATTCGGCGGATTTCATCTATCAAGAGGAGTTTGATGCAAAGCAGGCTCGCATTCATCATAGCGATACGATCCTCGAATATACAATTATTACACCGGCTGACTTCAACAACGTAGCCAACCATCTGAACAAAGAACCCATTCGGGCAATCTCCGATTCAGAAGTCATTATCTACGACGGGTTATTTGACGAACGTTGGTCTGATCGGCCTTCAACCGTGGAATTGAACAACCACTTATACGATGTCAGCTCCTTTAACGAGCAAGCTCTTTTCAATACAGGAACCGTGTTCGGACCTGTTCTGATTTTGGCTGACTCAGTATATGAACAGCTCAACCAGAAGGAAACCACCTATCACTACGCAGGAACAGATCACTACCGACAGCAACAGTCACTCTCTGGCGAGCTCGAATCACAGCTGTCAGAGGATCAACAGTTCTCGAGTGCACCTGCAACCTACAGTGCATTAATCACAACCTTTGGAGCAATGCTGTTTACAGGCTCCTTCCTTGGGCTGGTCTTTTTGATTGCAACCGGCAGCGTTATCTTTTTCAAGCTCATCACAGAAGCGGAGAACGATAAACGAGCCTATCAGTTGCTGTATCAGGTCGGTGCCTCCTACAGCGACATCCGAAAAAGTGTGTACCAACAAGTCGGGATCATGTTTTTCATCCCCTTCCTGATCGGCACGGCACATACAGCTGTTGCACTGACCGCATTCTCACGTCTTCTTAACATGGATCTGCTCATTCCTGTCACGATCTGGATTCTTATCTGTGCATTGATTAACTTACTGTATTTCATCATCACCGGCCGGTATTGCATGAAACTGATCATGCCCCGAGTCGAAAAGGGAGATAGTTAAATGAAAAAAACGATAATTATACTCATCAGTACACTCGTTTCACTTGCCGTTATCGCTGTTGTTATCATCGCTACCATCGACTTTAACCGAGTCGGCAAAGATCATGCCTATACCTTGATCACAGAAAATGGCGACACAGAGGAAACGGTCACAGGATCAGGAGAAGTCTTCACCCGATATCACTACAGTCAATCTGCCTTTACAGATGAAGGAGAGGAAATCACCGTTTCCTTCTCTTCACATAAGAACCTGAGACATGGTGCTTATCTGAGACTTTATATGAACCATACCGATGTCACTTCCTATGATGAAGTGCAAACAGAGGACGTTCCTGCACAGGCGCTCGAAACGCTCATGCAAGAATAAATATCAGTCTCCCGCCTATAACAAACAGGACATACCTGAATACAGCCTCAGACTATTGGGATCATTCCATAGCCTGAGGCTGTTTCAAATAAAAATAGCTATTTATCAGACAGAAGCCGTATGAAATGTTAGAGATAAGGAAGAGTCATCTTTGCAACACAACGAGCCTACAAAATCGTACATGAGAGCTAAGAGCTTACCTGTCAAAATAGTAATACAGATAAACTGATTCTAATCATCCTTAAGTCAGCACCTGCTTCTGTCAATGCATGCAAAAAACAGGCACTGTATTCAGTAAAACAGCTTTGCTATGGCTCAATGATACAACAAAAAGTCACATAACAGCTGCCTTCCTTGTTCTTTAATCTGAGTTATAACACTGGGGGAACCTTAAGTTCTTCCAAAAGTTCACTTTTGAGTTCCTCACTCAAAAATCTGGTAGGTATGATATGAGCGGTAATACTGCTCAAATAAATAAGAATCATGTCTTCATATACTTTGACTTCCTGTATACTTTGCTTTGATGTTGTCTCGGAGGAATTCCCACCGACAACTTTTATCGTTTGATCATCCAGTGTCATTATCTTTTTCCCGAATATCGATGAATTTTCTCCCTCTTGCAGCAATTTCTCAGTTTGCCGCCTTATAACTCTTTTATGTTGCTTTGGATATGTGATGATCCATACCAATATAAATAGTAGTGCAATAACAACCCAATAAGACGCGGGTTGCTGAAATATAATTGTCCCAATGGCATACACAGGTACAGAAAACAACAACGGAATGCCATATCTCAGGAAATTGTATACCTTTCTTTGCGATGGTGAATTTTCGATATGATACAGGTTGAAATTTATATAATCATCTTTTGTTATCTCAAATCTTAATTCCACGGATGTTCCCTTCTCTCTCGCTTTAATGTGTAATGGTATGTCAACACTAAATCGGACAAAAAAATTAAGGTCCCGTTGACTTGTATTCAGCTGGTGATAAATAATCCAATGATCCGTGAATTCGAATATTGTTGAACCAGTTCACATAATCAAAAAGTTCAAGATCAAGTTCTTGTTGGCTAGAAAAAACCGCACCACGAACGAATTCGATCTTGATGGTCTTGAATGTGGCTTCAGCTACGGCATTGTCATAGGGCGTTCCTTTGTCACTCAATGATCTGGTAATACCGAAGGTATCGAGTGCCTGGTCGATCAGGTGATTTTTAAACTCAGTGCCTCTGTCTGTATGAAAGATCTCGATCCGATTTAGATTGTAGGGGACGGATGCAAAGGCAGTTTGAACTAATTCAGCGGTTTTATGAGGCCCGGCGCTGAACCCAATAATCTCACGATTATATAAATCGACTAATACACAAATATAATGCCATGCTTTGTTCACGCGGACATACGTTAAATCGCTGACAACAACGCTTAATTCGTCGTCCTGATCAAACTTCCGGTCCAGTGTGTTGCCTGTTTCGGATTCATTGCAGCTAGATTTTGAAGGTTTAAATTGAGCTACGGTATACTTTGATACCAAACCCTGTTCAGCCATGATCCGCTTGATACGGCGTCTCGACACCGTCCATCCAGCTCTTTTCAATTCAGCTTTGATCTTCCGTTGACCATAGATCTTACGACTCTTCATGAAAATGCTTACGATCAATTCTGTCAGTTCTTCTTGCTCTGATTCATTTTGCCGTTTGGATTCGTAATAGAATGAGCTTCTTGCAATTTGTAGGACGTCGCACATTGCTGATACCGAGTATTTGTAACGATTAGCCTTGATTACATTTACTTTCGTCCTATGATCAGCGCGGCTTGCTTTAAAATATCATTTTCCATGGTCAGCTGTTTATTTTCTTTCTTGAGCTGTAACAGCTCTTCTTCAACAGACGTACGGTTATCCTTTTCCTTGAAAGATCCACTACCCTGGTATTGCCTAACCCATTTATCAAAGGCAGAAGGCGTCAGCTCGTATTCTTTGATGAGTTCGGATCGGGGCTTGCCAGCTTGATGCAGTTGCACGATCTGTTCTTTGAATTCCTTTGTGAAACTTCTCCGTTTGCGAGTTGTCATAAAACAGCTCTCCTTGGTTTGTATTTGAACCAAGTGTACGGGACCTTAACGAATCTGTCCAACTAAGTGTAACCGATCCATAAACACTGAATTGTGATGTGAATATAAAATCCTTGAAGCCCGTAAGTACTGTTGAATCTTATTTGGTGAAAACCGTTTAGTTCTATTTAGTATTTACACTAAACAAATTACTGATGAAGACCAGTTACTTCGGCTGCCAAATCGTATCATATCCATTTTTTATTGAGTACTCATAAAGCAGCACCATTTTTTCCTGTTTATAATTGTGCATGTGTCTTTCAACTTCATTCATATTTGCCTGTTGGATTAACTGATCATTGCGTTCAAGAACATTGTTCAAATAAGTTTCTTCCGGGATTTTGTCACTCTTGGACGAATTACATGTGCCACATGACAGGACAAGATTCCAGAGATTATCTGACTGAACAAAGGACCAGGGGATAAAATGATCCACCGCGGTCTTTCGTTTACCGGAATCAAGCGGCTTATGGCAATAGAAGCACTCCTGATTGAAATAGTGACCAATGATCGTAGCGAATGGTTTTAATGATGAGCGCTTCGCGATACACTCCACTTTTGTAAGCAGGTCTTTAATTGTAAGATCTTCGTTTAATGCCTCTATCATCCGGGCCATATGGTAGTTTGTTAAATATGTGATCAGCTTCTGATATTTCAGCATAAAGAGCTTAACTGGATGATTGTATCTTAAGACATCTTTCTTATGATCAAACGCATAAAAATACCCTTTTGTATCGCCATACAGAGCGCCGAATACATTGACTTTCATTGTCGCTTTAACCGCATTCGTTATATCCAATTGCACTGTGTCATTCAATTTATCAAATGGCAAATCATCCGGGATTCCATGCTTTTGCTGAAGCTTCGATATATCTGTCACCACTCTGGCATTCTTCCCGTTATTATGTTTCGTAATTTTGTGATTGACCACCAGGTTCCAGTAAATCTTAGCAAACGTATATGCCATTTGATCATAGCTTAATTCATCATGATCATTGGTCTGGTATAAGTTTTCGATAAGGGCTTTCATGAATACAAACTTATACGTGGCAGACTTTTTTGATTTCGGGGACAGGAACTGTGTAAAGATTCGCCATATATCTTCATCTGTTAAGTATGCTTCTCTAATTTCGCCAACTCTAAGTTTATGATTCATCATAGCCTCCCTTCCCGGTGTTAATCATTCTCAAAACGTTAACAGAACCGTTTAATATTTCTGTTTTTCAGGGATTACACCACGAACTCCTCCGGCAGGATCTTTCATATCCCCATCATAACGTGGAATGACATGCATGTGAACGTGATATATCGTCTGTCCTGCGGCCTGTCCACAGTTGATCCCGACATTAAAACCATCAGGTGAGAACTCTTTCAGCTGTATGGTCCGGATTTCTTCGGCAAGATCGAGCATCGCTTTTTTCTCTGCATCCGTTGTATCAAAATAATCTGAAACGTGCCGTTTGGGAATGATCAGAGCATGCCCCTCAGTAACCGGGTATTTATCGTATATCACAAAAGCAAGATTATTTTCGATGATGTATTTGTGTATACTGCAAAATGGACATTCTATGGACATCGCAATCACTCCTTAACAATTCTTCTATTGATGCAATACTTATAATCACTGGAAATCTGGAGATTAATCTAAAATAGATGATTTCTCAAGATCTTAAATACTCCCTCAACCCTTCATCCACACAGTACACATAACAGCCCTTCATTCCTCTTGTCATCAGTGTCTTATACGTATTCCTGACAAGCCGGTCCAAGTCATCGGTCTTGTACTTGCCTTTCGGCTTGGCGGGTCTCGCGCCTTTATCTTTGAAATTCTCTCTGATAACTTCAAGCTGCTGCGTGTCATTGTTGTAGGTCAGGTCATCACCGATAATCACCCCGACATAGCCCATTTCGAGACCCTGGACGGTGTGAATGCAGCCGACCTGTTCTTTCCCTTCCGGGTGAATGGCCCAGTCGATCCGGTTCGGGTCGTTCCACGGCATGGCGAATTGTTCGGATTCGATCTCGACGTCTTTCGGCAGTTCGCCGTTCACGAGTTCCTTGTTCCATTCCCAGGCATAGCCTGCGACGAGTCTGCCGTCACGCTTCATTACTATTTCTTCATACAGCTCATTGGGGCTGTCGACGATCCTGAAGTCATAGTCCCCTTCAAGCTGGATCTCTTGATTCTCTTCGTACAGAACGTCATCGACCCACTCGAGGAAGTTCCCCGAACCGCCGCAGCGAAACTGCGAGTCAAGCTCGAGCTCGTGGAGGATCGCCCCCTGTTTTTCGGCTTCTTCTTTCAATAAGGTAACGCTTCCAATATCTTTTTTGGAGATCATCTGTTCATCATCGATGAAGAAGACGGCGATCTTCGATGCGCGAATGATCTGTGTCGCCTGATTCTCTCCTTCAATCTTCCGCTGCATATGTCCCTGATTCTTTAAGCGGTGGGCTTCATCACAGATGAGCACGTCATAATAGTCTTCCGGTGCCTGAACATAGGAGCCGGAACCTTTAAACAGGTTCCTCACTTCCGTGAATCCGCTTCTGCCGACGAGCTTTTTCTTTAAGATCTCCCGAAAGGACTGATTCGGGGTAATGTATTCAACATTGGCCTTATCGTTCAAAAAGGCATTCATCAGATTGAGCCCGATCACGGACTTCCCGGTGCCTGGACCACCCTTAATCAACACCACTTCTTTTTGCGCCGTTTCTAGATCCGCCTGTTGATAAATACTCAAGGCTTTTTCATAAGCCACCTTCTGTTCATCAAGCAGGATGAATGCCTCATTTCCTTTCATCAGCGACTGGACGGACTCCACGAGCTTCTTTGACGGACCGATGCGGCCATCTTCAATCCGTCTGGCGATGTCCGCTCCGTTGCCGATGGCCACTTTTTCTTTGATCGCCTTTTGCAGCACCTTGTCGTCAAACTTAAAATACACAGGGGACTGCTCGAGGTAGGAGCTGTACCGCTCATCAAGGAGCGGTTCCGCCTCTTTATTCGGTATGTAGTTATGCAAAAATGAACAGGAGCTCAGCTGAATCGACGTATCATCGTACAGGGCTTCGTTGAAGTTCTCAAGATAGCGCTGGTAAGATAGAGACTGATAAGCCGGGTGCACCGTTTCTCTGACACGTCTCCCAAGGAAGGTTTTGACGATCCCGTCACCGTCCGCCACCTCGGACTTCTGCCACTGCTTCAGCTCAATAATCACGGCATGATCCTCACCGGCCTGATTTTGACCGGTCACGAGAAAATCAATCCGCTTCTCTGAAGACGGCAGCTTGTATTCAAGCAAGACATGCGTATTGTTCTCTAACTCCGCATCACGAATGACCCTCGCCATCTCAGGCAGGGAGTTGGTCCAGGAGCGGATCTCGGACTCGGATACGGAATGGCTGATCTTTTCTTTCACTTTTGTAAGCAGCACATCCTCAATCCGCTGCTCGAGCACATGGCTAATAAAGGATTCTGCCGTTTCGTTATAAATAATCATTGCATCTGCCTCATTTCCAAAGCGGATTGTCAGACTCCGTTGAGATCCAGGGAGGATGACTCACTGAGATTCGGCCTTCATGATCCCCAGTATTCGTTCCTGTTTTAAGATCATGGGTACATAGGGTTATTTTACCACAACAAAGCCGTCCTATGCCCTAAACTTTCTGACTATTTCATGAGGATTTATTCGTCAGAATTGCTGTTTTTCCAGTGTAGCAGGATCAGTGTCAGGGGTTGTCACCGACCATCAGTTCGATCCATTGATCGATCGAGTAGGAGGGGCTTCACAGCCCCGACCTCTCACACCACCGTACGTACGGACCCGTATACGGCGGTTCAATAAGTTGAGTATGCACGCTCGTAGAGTTGACTCATGTCTTTGAGTCCCCACCCTGCGAGCTTTTCTATTTTGATGGCTTTGTGCAGTGTCTCGTTCTTGGAGGCACGCCAATAGCCTTTGCGAGTGTTTGCCATTTTCCAAGCTTCTTCGGTTTCAATGCCATACTTCATCAAATTCTTGTATCTCGTTTTAATTTTCTTCCACTGTTTCCAGATCAGTTGCCTCAGCCGATGGTGTAACCATTGCTTAATGCTGTTGATAAAGGATTTCATGTAACTGATGCCATAGTAGTTGATCCAGCCGGTTGTCACCTGGTTAATCTTAAGAATAATGTAATCGAAGGAGTTCGCCTGGTTTCTTCTCGTCAGATATTTCAGTTTGGCTTTGAACTTCGCCTTGAAGGCGTGGTGAGGTCTGCACCTGGTTTCGTTATTACTTTTGTGAATGCAAAACCCCAGAAACTTTCGTTTCGTTGGTGATCCTATAGCACTTTTCTCTTGGTTCACACTCAGTTTAAGTGTTCCCTCGAGGAAAGTTGTTGTGTTAAGGAGCACACGCTCCGCAGCTCTGCGACTTTTAACGTAGATGCAAAAGTCATCTGCATATCTGACGAAACGGTGGCCTCTTCTTTCCAATTCCTTATCCAGTTCATGTAGGTAAACATTGCTGAGAATCGGTGATAAGTTGCCACCTTGCGGTGCACCGTTTCTTGAAGATTCCCAGTTGTCCCCTATCATAATCCCGCTTTTAAGAAACTTCCAGATCAGTTTCAAGATGATCGGATCCTGAATATATTGTTCAAGATAGTTCATCAGCTTTTGATGGGGAATCGTATCAAAATAACTTTTCAGATCGATATCCACGACCATTTTGAATCCTTCATCATAATATTTTGCGGCTTGTTTAATCGCTTGTTTGGCATTTTTACCCGGTCTGAACCCATAACTGTTTGGAGAGAAGTGCGGATCTATTATCGGTTCAATAACTTGAAAAATCGCTTGCTGGACCATACGGTCCCGGACTGCCGGTATCCCCAATTTGCGTTTCTTTCCATTCTCTTTCGGAATCTCTACCCGTTTTACGGGCAAAGGTTGATATGTCCCTTTTTGGATTTTGGCTATCAATGGTTTCGCATATTGGCGAACATGTGCTTCAAGTTGGTCAACGGTCATCCCGTCGACCCCGGGGTTTCCTTTATTGGAAATCACCCGGTTCATCGCCAAATTCAGGTTATCCGGACAGACCACTCTGTCAATTAATTGCATACCGCTTTTCGACTCCTTTCGTTGCCAGATTGCTACACGCTTCTGCATACTCTTCCGCTTCCAGCGTATCCCTCTGCAGATAGCCGTCCGGAGACGTTTTCTGTGATTAAAGCAATCCTGTCAATTTCATTTGTCTCAAAGACGCTTATTGTTCGGTCCTTCATCCCCATGGGATTACTATGACCTCGGCTGACTTCTTACGATTCAGGAATCCATCTCTGAATTCCTTGTTCCTGTAGGATCTTCCATCCTTCTTGTCGGGAACCCTCGTAAGACCTCGCGGGGTAAGCACTGTCTCC
This genomic window from [Bacillus] selenitireducens MLS10 contains:
- a CDS encoding IS3 family transposase (programmed frameshift), producing the protein MTTRKRRSFTKEFKEQIVQLHQAGKPRSELIKEYELTPSAFDKWVRQYQGSGSFKEKDNRTSVEEELLQLKKENKQLTMENDIFKASRADHRTKVNVIKANRYKYSVSAMCDVLQIARSSFYYESKRQNESEQEELTELIVSIFMKSRKIYGQRKIKAELKRAGWTVSRRRIKRIMAEQGLVSKYTVAQFKPSKSSCNESETGNTLDRKFDQDDELSVVVSDLTYVRVNKAWHYICVLVDLYNREIIGFSAGPHKTAELVQTAFASVPYNLNRIEIFHTDRGTEFKNHLIDQALDTFGITRSLSDKGTPYDNAVAEATFKTIKIEFVRGAVFSSQQELDLELFDYVNWFNNIRIHGSLDYLSPAEYKSTGP
- a CDS encoding YcxB family protein; translated protein: MELRFEITKDDYINFNLYHIENSPSQRKVYNFLRYGIPLLFSVPVYAIGTIIFQQPASYWVVIALLFILVWIITYPKQHKRVIRRQTEKLLQEGENSSIFGKKIMTLDDQTIKVVGGNSSETTSKQSIQEVKVYEDMILIYLSSITAHIIPTRFLSEELKSELLEELKVPPVL
- a CDS encoding HIT family protein — protein: MSIECPFCSIHKYIIENNLAFVIYDKYPVTEGHALIIPKRHVSDYFDTTDAEKKAMLDLAEEIRTIQLKEFSPDGFNVGINCGQAAGQTIYHVHMHVIPRYDGDMKDPAGGVRGVIPEKQKY
- a CDS encoding HNH endonuclease domain-containing protein; this encodes MMNHKLRVGEIREAYLTDEDIWRIFTQFLSPKSKKSATYKFVFMKALIENLYQTNDHDELSYDQMAYTFAKIYWNLVVNHKITKHNNGKNARVVTDISKLQQKHGIPDDLPFDKLNDTVQLDITNAVKATMKVNVFGALYGDTKGYFYAFDHKKDVLRYNHPVKLFMLKYQKLITYLTNYHMARMIEALNEDLTIKDLLTKVECIAKRSSLKPFATIIGHYFNQECFYCHKPLDSGKRKTAVDHFIPWSFVQSDNLWNLVLSCGTCNSSKSDKIPEETYLNNVLERNDQLIQQANMNEVERHMHNYKQEKMVLLYEYSIKNGYDTIWQPK
- a CDS encoding DUF2075 domain-containing protein, translating into MIIYNETAESFISHVLEQRIEDVLLTKVKEKISHSVSESEIRSWTNSLPEMARVIRDAELENNTHVLLEYKLPSSEKRIDFLVTGQNQAGEDHAVIIELKQWQKSEVADGDGIVKTFLGRRVRETVHPAYQSLSYQRYLENFNEALYDDTSIQLSSCSFLHNYIPNKEAEPLLDERYSSYLEQSPVYFKFDDKVLQKAIKEKVAIGNGADIARRIEDGRIGPSKKLVESVQSLMKGNEAFILLDEQKVAYEKALSIYQQADLETAQKEVVLIKGGPGTGKSVIGLNLMNAFLNDKANVEYITPNQSFREILKKKLVGRSGFTEVRNLFKGSGSYVQAPEDYYDVLICDEAHRLKNQGHMQRKIEGENQATQIIRASKIAVFFIDDEQMISKKDIGSVTLLKEEAEKQGAILHELELDSQFRCGGSGNFLEWVDDVLYEENQEIQLEGDYDFRIVDSPNELYEEIVMKRDGRLVAGYAWEWNKELVNGELPKDVEIESEQFAMPWNDPNRIDWAIHPEGKEQVGCIHTVQGLEMGYVGVIIGDDLTYNNDTQQLEVIRENFKDKGARPAKPKGKYKTDDLDRLVRNTYKTLMTRGMKGCYVYCVDEGLREYLRS
- the ltrA gene encoding group II intron reverse transcriptase/maturase; this translates as MQKRVAIWQRKESKSGMQLIDRVVCPDNLNLAMNRVISNKGNPGVDGMTVDQLEAHVRQYAKPLIAKIQKGTYQPLPVKRVEIPKENGKKRKLGIPAVRDRMVQQAIFQVIEPIIDPHFSPNSYGFRPGKNAKQAIKQAAKYYDEGFKMVVDIDLKSYFDTIPHQKLMNYLEQYIQDPIILKLIWKFLKSGIMIGDNWESSRNGAPQGGNLSPILSNVYLHELDKELERRGHRFVRYADDFCIYVKSRRAAERVLLNTTTFLEGTLKLSVNQEKSAIGSPTKRKFLGFCIHKSNNETRCRPHHAFKAKFKAKLKYLTRRNQANSFDYIILKINQVTTGWINYYGISYMKSFINSIKQWLHHRLRQLIWKQWKKIKTRYKNLMKYGIETEEAWKMANTRKGYWRASKNETLHKAIKIEKLAGWGLKDMSQLYERAYSTY
- a CDS encoding YxeA family protein; translated protein: MKKTIIILISTLVSLAVIAVVIIATIDFNRVGKDHAYTLITENGDTEETVTGSGEVFTRYHYSQSAFTDEGEEITVSFSSHKNLRHGAYLRLYMNHTDVTSYDEVQTEDVPAQALETLMQE
- a CDS encoding ABC transporter permease, translating into MRFTDIARKNVIRNLRSYGLYIGTTIFSITVYVSFMMLRYTNEFASITASSDQISGMMTAGSFVLMIFAGLFITYSNTFFMRKRMNEIGLYALIGMRKRTIALMMFTENVLLGFFSLLIGLILGILSSRLFALVLMRLMNLEVVTHIGISPEAVIQTVAVFGLIFLFTSTVASRMIYRYSLIELFKGSQTSESLPKARLTSALLGIIFISSGYMIALQDLTDSAAWQFFKLSTPLVIISLTVIGTGLLITSSLFYLLTYLRTRIRWSWKKLNVFTASQLLYRIRGNAKSLTLIAVLSAVTMTAGGAVYGLYYTVDEMTTSQHPHTFMWQGESPALNSADFIYQEEFDAKQARIHHSDTILEYTIITPADFNNVANHLNKEPIRAISDSEVIIYDGLFDERWSDRPSTVELNNHLYDVSSFNEQALFNTGTVFGPVLILADSVYEQLNQKETTYHYAGTDHYRQQQSLSGELESQLSEDQQFSSAPATYSALITTFGAMLFTGSFLGLVFLIATGSVIFFKLITEAENDKRAYQLLYQVGASYSDIRKSVYQQVGIMFFIPFLIGTAHTAVALTAFSRLLNMDLLIPVTIWILICALINLLYFIITGRYCMKLIMPRVEKGDS